A DNA window from Ipomoea triloba cultivar NCNSP0323 chromosome 10, ASM357664v1 contains the following coding sequences:
- the LOC116033130 gene encoding pinin-like, whose amino-acid sequence MDQDESQYFDFAKLTNRYPSEIQHQASREMVMIINNKIKPPGGEPIWSWYSRAEQLDYLKGFLKPLAAETGQSTKTKENEEIIVLSDTEEETNQENIAVEKTMPLISVKQEPVDDSVHDTSIENTTVENTSVHDKNLSLSVDTNQMTAVDYGPYQLEPPASLFSKLDLFNILDEHRRSASLVNRLSIPVTIPQTENPSLSPVLSLPSSQPRETEKTTQPNPEKSLSTQSEESHTVEIRLEPPAEKYPETNPANPTTEPDLSPLVFEIECETGNIPEIQNVGPANEEDNLPLSQVKKIKEKAKGKKKVQQEQADEQPVQKIQVFPVSTSRRRTRSSSTAEQKEKETPSPVRTSKRKQPPAEQTAAQEATDSKKRKKSILAKSTQSPLPESQPEVSVVAPVGTISPQFLSDEFAARWDSTNQRKILSERFLDAEKFKSQCQLMPVFEKLNLAKSVTSLKSYPPITIKEFYANLMLTIKEAGSSQYGRVWLRGNE is encoded by the exons ATGGATCAAGATGAATCCCAATACTTCGATTTCGCCAAACTCACCAACAGATATCCCTCTGAAATACAACATCAAGCATCCAGAGAGATGGTGATGATCATCAACAATAAGATAAAGCCTCCAGGAGGAGAACCCATCTGGTCGTGGTATTCCAGAGCCGAACAACTCGACTATTTGAAAGGTTTTCTCAAGCCACTGGCAGCTGAGACTGGGCAATCAACCAAGACTAAGGAGAATGAG GAAATAATAGTTCTCTCGGATACTGAGGAGGAAACTAATCAAGAAAATATTGCTGTTGAAAAAACCATGCCCCTAATTTCTGTTAAACAAGAACCTGTTGATGACTCTGTTCATGATACCTCTATTGAAAATACTACTGTTGAAAATACCTCTGTTCATGATAAAAACTTGTCTCTATCTGTTGATACTAACCAAATGACTGCTGTTGACTATGGTCCATATCAACTAGAACCCCCTGCCTCACTTTTCTCCAAACTTGATCTGTTTAATATCCTAGATGAACACAGAAGGTCAGCCTCACTGGTCAACCGACTATCAATCCCTGTAACCATTCCTCAAACTGAAAACCCCTCCTTAAGCCCAGTTTTATCACTACCGTCATCTCAACCAAGAGAGACTGAAAAGACCACTCAACCAAATCCAGAAAAATCTCTATCCACTCAATCTGAAGAGTCACACACTGTTGAAATTAGGCTTGAACCACCTGCTGAAAAATATCCTGAAACAAACCCAGCCAACCCTACAACTGAACCTGATCTAAGCCCATTAGTCTTTGAGATTGAATGTGAAACAGGCAATATTCCAGAAATACAGAATGTAGGACCTGCTAATGAAGAAGACAATCTGCCTCTGTCTCAAGTGAAGAAAATCAAAGAGAAAGCAAAAGGGAAGAAGAAAGTACAACAAGAACAAGCTGATGAACAACCTGTACAAAAAATCCAAGTCTTTCCAGTCTCTACGTCAAGGCGCAGAACTAGATCATCATCAACTGCTGaacaaaaggaaaaggaaaccCCATCACCTGTCCGAACGTCCAAGAGAAAACAACCACCTGCTGAACAAACTGCTGCTCAAGAAGCCACCGACagtaagaagagaaagaaaagcaTACTAGCAAAATCAACTCAATCACCACTGCCTGAAAGCCAGCCAGAAGTGTCTGTTGTTGCACCTGTTGGAACAATCAGTCCCCAATTCCTGTCAGATGAATTTGCTGCAAGATGGGACTCCACAAATCAAAGGAAGATATTGAGTGAAAGATTTCTTGATGCTGAAAAGTTCAAATCCCAATGCCAACTCATGCCTGTGTTTGAGAAACTAAATCTGGCCAAGTCCGTGACTTCTCTGAAAAGTTACCCTCCTATTACCATAAAAGAATTCTATGCAAATCTGATGCTGACCATCAAGGAGGCGGGATCATCACAATACGGGCGTGTATGGCTTAGAGGAAATGAGTAA
- the LOC116033129 gene encoding uncharacterized protein LOC116033129, whose protein sequence is MKKKHGEEEAMDWYSWLSKSSSLEPSHVYEYGLVFTRNELKDEDLRHFNHEFLQSMGISVAKHRLEILKLARNKEARGLSTFVNKTKKLLAKMVPHHHHHHHQRKVNKLMMNPYQERGLLRPGKPRLLKSGPLDRKVQVPVQEKMAITTTRSSLSGPLDANKVVQERLMLPSCSPLGWGGKMVFPTISQTKSGPLDATWTLMSMSPTTNHNNPRHSLWSLMFQDMKPT, encoded by the coding sequence atgaagaagaagcatGGTGAGGAAGAAGCTATGGATTGGTATTCTTGGCTGTCAAAGTCGTCTTCTCTTGAGCCTTCACATGTGTACGAGTATGGCCTAGTCTTCACACGGAATGAGCTCAAGGATGAAGATTTGAGGCACTTCAACCACGAGTTTCTTCAGAGCATGGGCATATCCGTGGCTAAACACCGCCTGGAGATTCTAAAGCTAGCAAGGAATAAGGAGGCCAGAGGCCTTTCAACATTCGTAAACAAAACCAAGAAGCTTCTTGCCAAGATGgttcctcatcatcatcatcatcatcatcagaggAAGGTTAACAAGCTGATGATGAACCCTTATCAGGAACGGGGTCTATTGCGGCCGGGTAAACCACGGTTACTCAAATCAGGGCCGCTTGATAGGAAGGTTCAGGTTCCGGTTCAGGAGAAAATGGCAATCACTACTACAAGAAGCAGCTTATCAGGGCCCTTGGATGCCAATAAGGTTGTTCAAGAGAGATTGATGCTCCCAAGCTGTAGCCCTTTGGGTTGGGGTGGAAAGATGGTGTTTCCCACCATAAGCCAAACTAAATCAGGGCCCTTAGATGCCACCTGGACTTTGATGAGCATGAGCCCAACCACTAATCACAACAACCCTCGTCATTCACTATGGTCCTTAATGTTTCAAGACATGAAGCCAACTTAA
- the LOC116032836 gene encoding uncharacterized protein LOC116032836 isoform X1, which translates to MALLDLQGLNKLVNILHLRLFLMPAGTRGQLQQVLMPAENGNTDQISAEALLVSPSSISSISQPTPMPQTAATCSRRHPPTLPFRLDLLASATPLLASTTDGLKNFMHEPEYILELKLQISQNQSARLRGEGSRDSDSLDAK; encoded by the exons ATGGCTCTGTTGGACCTTCAAG GGCTGAACAAACTTGTGAATATACTCCACCTGAGGCTTTTCTTAATGCCAGCTGGTACTAGGGGCCAACTTCAGCAAGTCTTAATGCCAGCCGAAAATGGAAACACAGACCAGATCTCAGCTGAAGCCCTCCTCGTCTCACCTTCGTCGATCTCCTCCATCTCTCAGCCGACGCCGATGCCGCAAACTGCCGCGACCTGCAGTAGACGCCACCCGCCGACGCTGCCATTCCGTCTCGACCTGCTAGCCTCCGCCACGCCACTGCTAGCCTCCACCACAGATG GGTTGAAAAACTTTATGCATGAACCTGAGTACATTCTTGA ATTGAAGCTACAGATAAGTCAAAATCAAAGTGCAAGGCTGAGGGGGGAAGGTTCAAGAGATAGTGATTCTTTAGATGCAAAGTGA
- the LOC116032836 gene encoding uncharacterized protein LOC116032836 isoform X2: MALLDLQGLNKLVNILHLRLFLMPAGTRGQLQQVLMPAENGNTDQISAEALLVSPSSISSISQPTPMPQTAATCSRRHPPTLPFRLDLLASATPLLASTTDGCCLMQMQNVSSRVEKLYA, translated from the exons ATGGCTCTGTTGGACCTTCAAG GGCTGAACAAACTTGTGAATATACTCCACCTGAGGCTTTTCTTAATGCCAGCTGGTACTAGGGGCCAACTTCAGCAAGTCTTAATGCCAGCCGAAAATGGAAACACAGACCAGATCTCAGCTGAAGCCCTCCTCGTCTCACCTTCGTCGATCTCCTCCATCTCTCAGCCGACGCCGATGCCGCAAACTGCCGCGACCTGCAGTAGACGCCACCCGCCGACGCTGCCATTCCGTCTCGACCTGCTAGCCTCCGCCACGCCACTGCTAGCCTCCACCACAGATG GCTGTTGTCTTATGCAAATGCAAAATGTTTCTAGCAGGGTTGAAAAACTTTATGCATGA